ctttaataaaatatattataataCCTTTTAAAGAGTGTTTGTTTTTCAGCAGTAGATCTAAAACAGAGGTTGTTGACCATTttctctctgccccccccccatgctaTAAAAATGCTACAGCCCAGCTTTGGCACAAAAATTACTTGTCTGCATATAAAAGAGTAGCAAGCAGGGCAGTTGTGCAGGGCCACAAAGCAAAAGGGGCACAATGAAGCCACGTGCTCAGGTTTTGGCTTTGTCCACAGGTGCAATCCTGCATGGTGAGGCTTAGGATCTCTGGTCTGGACCACAGTGAGTCTAATGCTGGCCATTCTTGGCTGACCCCCTGAAGTGTGCACACCACCCCTCAGCAGCCCAGGACTCCTGGTGGAGAACTGCTGGTCTAAAAGAACATTAAAAAGTTACATTTCATATGCTTCACAAttattgccattttacagatggggaaaactgagACCCAGAGATGAAGTGACATGTTTCGCCAGTGGGCAAGCTGCAAAAGAAGATATTACTGTCCTGGTGGAGACAAGATGaccaataaatctgtttttaatattttgtctCCACCATAAGCAGCTGGGATTTGATGTTTTAAAATTAGTGCAATGAACATATATAGCATCAGGGTAGAGCAACAGAACAGCTGATCCGTACCCTGGTCTTAACCCATTTATTTCTTTGCAGGCATTGCCTTGCTTTACTTGCACCTGCATGATGTCTATGGAGACCCTTCCTACCTCCAGGTGGCAGAGGCATACGCGAAGAAGAGCTTGAATTGTCTGACAAAGCGCTCCATCACCTTCTTGTGCGGAGATGCTGGacctctggcagtggctgctgtAGTGTACCACAAATTACAGGACAAGACACAGTCAGAAGCCTGCATCACTCGGTAACgtttcagggtttgtttttgcCCACCTAATGTTGCTTTTGGATGCATGTCCAAACCACTGGGCTTTCTCCATGCTGAATATCCCTCTCAAGCTTGTTAGGGTTGAAGGAGAGGCCTCACTAGCTGGACAAGAAGCATGCAACAGGCTTCACAGCCTAAATACAGACTTGTTGTTAAGGATCTAAACCGAGTCAGGTTGACTAACtggccttttgttttgttttttgaatggCTCTACTGGCATTGCACAGGTATTGATTGCCAGAGCACAAGAGCTGGTGGAAATACACGTCATTTGTTGGCTTGTTgtaaatgtttccatttttcaaAATCTTAAACAGAAGCAGTTGGGTTATTTTAACTTTAAACCAGGTCTGTAGTTGGTTGTAAATGGGGAAAAACTTGGAgataatatttcatatttttccccattatttgtggggggaagggagaagattTTGAATTgtgaggtttttttggttttgttttttttttaatcagctcCATGCTACAATTAAAAGGAGATTTGGTTAAGGTTAAGTTTATGATTTaagctttttcattttattttatgtctgttttttaaatgcattgtcatctatatttttgttgttattttttaaacaaaagacacTATATGCTCCCTGAAGAGGGTTAGCATGAGATAGAGGAAGAAAACACATAGCAGAGGAGCAGATTCAGTTATCAGGCATCAAGGTACATGATAAAAGGAGTTCTAAAATGATGAATAATAACTTGGCAAAGCCAACCAGTAAACAAATCTGCCAGCTCCTAAAAACTGTAGAAGTGTATGCCTCAGTTATCTGGGAATAAGTATCAGATAGCACTATTGTTCAAAAATGAAGTGGGTGAGAGATTTAGAATGGCCTAAAAGATTTGGAAATCCAGttcccattaattttaattaagatTATGATTTTATTCTTTTTTGGCATGAGTTAAATGCTCGTGAAATATGCAGCTTGGACCAGCCAAAGACAAAAGTCCTCTCTTTATTTAGGAAATATATACTTCATTGGTCAACATTGTGTCAGATTGGTGAAGCTTGCTAATGTGATGTAGATATATTTGACTACAAAAGGGACATCTGGACACCATTCTTTCAAACTGTGATGTACAATTGAGTAGGGAATTAAACCCCAAATTGTAACAGATCCCAAATCATGTTTCTTTATTATAATTGTCCCTTGCTGCGTCCCTTCTGCAGACTGCATCAGTTTTGTGGCAGAGCAGAAGTTCAGATTAATTCTGCACTGCCATCTAATGGCGTCGGGAAGACAGAGCACTGGAAATGGGTTGGTTACTTCTGAAAGGCAAGGCGAGAAAAGAAAATGGGGTATTCAAGAAGTAACAGTCTGGTCAATTCGtactgctcccccccacccaattGTTCAGAGTAGgccataatatttttttaaacagagaaagcTGCTTGCTAcatgaaatatttccattaatcGAAACACAGAATGTGGATGGAATTTATTACTGAGCTCGTGGAGTGTTTGCTGGGTTCTGGACTGAAAAGCTCTTAGTTTTCTCTTGAGAGGGGTAGCAATCACTATGCCTGTTTCTCTTTGGTAACCTGTGTTTTCAAGTGCATTCCAGCTGTACAGAAGTGGAGGACAACCTCTCAGCAGAGTTTTCTCTGCAGTGAAAGATACACAAGCGTCTCCTGTggggctcgggggcgggggggggcgctacCTGCACTTGCCCAAATGAGTTCATGACCTAAAAGATGTGTTTTATCCCCAGTGGGCTGTAACACTTCAAGGCAGCTGATTTTTCCAACAGCCAATGAAAACCTGGATTATGTTCTTACAGACAATGTTCCAGGGTTTTCATGCTATTGCCTTCTCCTTCGGATCAGGTGTTTgctcctagagcagtggttctcaactttttcACTAGtatggacccccaatcacccctgCAGACCACGTCAAACTGTTTGTGGACTCCCCCCCAAGCCAATTCCACCCACTCTGTGCAgtttattaaatgaaaaaggaaaccacaacatagatttttctgacagcagttaataacattattggaagatattttaatttaaaaataataatggatgGTAACTTTACAATTTGTTttcaacttattttctgtgatctttttatttatcttttttcttttccgcggaccccaggttgggaaccactgttctagagtcCTTGGTGTAAAGAATCTGTCTTGATGCACAGTTAACACATGGCCCCTTCCTTCCAGAGACTCGTAGTGCTCAGCAGCTGAGTGAATAGGCTGGTTTAGTCGCTGTGGTATCTAAGTGTGaggaacctctctctctctctctctctctttccctctctctctctctctcacactcacacacgcacacgcacacgtgcACTGGACAGTGGCATTCTGGGTGCAGTCAGAGCTGTCAGGCAGCTTGATCTCCTTTACTCTGTGGTTCAGTCCCCATAATGCCGGCAGGAAATACTTGGCAGGCTTCCTCTCCTCCTTCTTCCACTGCTCCAGACCCCTCGCTCACCGAACTACCTCAGGGAGCTCTTCCCAAGCTCCCCACGATCCCTGCCCATGGCGTACCATTGACCCACCCTCTCACCCAGCCAGTTGTCCAAACACCTCCATCCACTTCCTGTCCCTCATGCTCTGGTAtctccccaggcactgcaccaaACCTTAGACACCTACCACCCCAGATACACCTTTCCTCCCACTCAGCCATCAGGGGAACACACGTCGGCTGCTTCCCCCCCATCCTCCTTGGAAATAAGCTCACCGGGGATCGAGGGCAGTGGCATGGGGAAGGGAGGTCTCCTGCCTCAGCCTGATTCTGGGGAGTGTGTGGCAGACAGGCATAtaccccctgctcccacctgcaTTTGCCCCCCCATGCTTAGAAGGCAGGGTGAGAAGTCAGCGTGAGAAGCATCCCGCAGAgagcagcacagcactcagcagctgCCTGTTGGGAGGCCCGGCCCAAATCCACCTCATGACCCTTGTCTCTAGTCACATTGCATTCAACACCAAGCAAAGGTTTGGTGCTAGGGGTAGCCAGAACACAGCACCCTCCAAACTGAGCCCAGGGGACTCGGGACTATTGACCATcgcaccttttttaaaaaaagaatgccCTGCCCTAGAGCAAGCGCTGATGCTAAGCCTTCACTTTTCTCTCACACGACTCTGACTGGGGAGCACTGTTGGAAAGTGGCGAGAGACAAACTCGACGGGTGATTTACATCTCGAGCAATTGGGTCACACGGGTTAAGTGTGGTCAGTCCTTAAGACAGGAACGTCACCAGCATTTGCGGGCTGAGCATCTGATAAATGACCCTAGGACTTTTCAGATTGTTGGGTGCCCCAGTCTGTGTTGTCTGTGTGCTGAACATCTGGTGTTGTCAGGCAGTCCATAATTTCACTCCTGCAGTAGGTGACTCCAGTGAAAGAAGCCTTTAGTACTTGCACTTGGACTGAACCTCTGACTATACGTAGTTAACCCGCCTCCTGTGCCCCATAGAGGCTAGTTATTTCATAGCCACCCCattcccactccactgtgcctaAGTGATTCACATTTCTTCCCCCCAGCCTCCTTGCCCCTTCCCTTCTCATTCAGGAGATGGCCCCAATTCTTTGGGAACAATGTGAGGGAGCCATTGGGTTTTCACAGTCAATTATCAATATCACCTGGTTTCCAGTAACACCTAGGCTGTGACTAGATGGCAGGCTTCTGCCAGGAGACTGGAGGTCTCTagacagaagtctgccatgtcaggggcgttctgtcaacatccctgtcttccttgttCTCCGAGGaggaagggatgtctcagcagagggggattttcctgacatttggccctgtgtggacaggccagGTGTCAGGAAGgactctcccgacagaactgtcggcaggagatatgcaaatatgttgcgcaatttgcataccttttgccgacagttctcggcaatctagacatagccctagaatcCCCATTTGAGCCATTGCACTGGGCATTGTACAAATATCTAATAGACAgctcctgccctgaagagctgacTACCTAAGTAGATAAGATGAAGGattgtgcccattttacagaactgaggtgcagagagattcagtgacttgtccaaagtcacataGAGTGAATCTATGGAGGAACTGGGACCTGAACTCAGGGCTCCATAGTCCTAGTCTAGCCTTCAACTGTAGTTACTATTGGTGTGTTTTTGTATAGCTAATCTCTGCTAATCTACTTCCTCATCTGAATCTTTCTTTCCAGCTTGCTTCAACTGCACAAACTTGACCCACGAGTGCCTGATGAAATGCTCTATGGGCGCATGGGATATGTGAATGCGCTGCTGTTTGTGAACAAGcacttcagaaaagaaaaaatcccTCAGAACTTTATTCAACAGGTACCCTGTCAATTTCTCCTGTTGCTCTCCATTGTAGGTGGAAttagcacccccccgccccagtcctacTCATATGGCCTCTGTTCTGTCACTTCCCACCCTGTACATCCTTGGAAGGGTGAAAATAGATGCCCATCTAGGTAACTCTGACATATGTGAAAATGTTATGATATGTGAAGGCCACAACGTGGAAACTCCACCATTGCTGCAGGCCCTGTTCTTCCAAAATGGTATTGTGTTAAATGTCCGTCCTATGCCATTAGATCCTGTGTCCAGAATCCAAGAAGTCCCTATTCCACTCCACTATCCACAAGCAGTGTTTTCCATGCTCAGCATAACAAAGGCACATGGCTGATCCCTGCTGTGCTGGCTTTTGTTTGCCAGACTGAAGGGGAGAGACTATGTATCTCTGGGGGGGCAATCACTCACATGCGGCTTCTCCCTGCAGGTCAGTGATGAGGTCGTGGCATCTGGGGAGAGCTTGGCCAAAAGGCGAAACTTTACAAGCAAGAGCCCGTTGATGTATGAGTGGTACCAGGAGTATTACGTAGGGGCCGCGCATGGCCTGGCAGGAATTTATTATTATCTAATGCAGGTGAGAGGCTCCTGGAGAGAAAAGACCTTCCCACCTGTTCCACTTCTGATGCCCTCCAGTTAGAACTCGGTATGCCTGAGGAACTTTCTCATTGGCTACTAATGATGTCTCACTGGTGCCAGTTGTGGACAGTTGTCCATCAGGTGCTGTCCTTTGTTCAGGTTAAATCTTGTTTCAAAATGGggccggtggggctgggaggggagccggAGCTGGGGACcagtggcagtgggagctggaagtgacctcccctggtctggcaaactctctcacttgggaccagtcaggtcctgaggatgccagaccaaTTTTTCCATTTTAACAGCTTCTCTTCTCTGTCCCTTTCAGCCAAGCCTTGGCGTGAGCCAAGTGAAGTTGCATAACACAGTCAAACCCAGTGTGGATTATGTCTGCCAGCTGAAATTCCCATCAGGCAACTACCCGCCCTGTATCAATGATACCAGAGACCTGCTTGTCCATTGGTGTCATGGGGCACCTGGTGTGATTTACATGCTTGGACAGGCCTATAAGGTACCCGATGTCCTGGGAAATGGTGACAGGAGAGCTTTTAATGTGGGACTTGGTCTCGGAGAAACCTCAAGCCAGGAGGCCCTGCCCTACCAGGGTGTGTAATATTCCAATGAAATAATACACCAGGCATGCCCACCTGTACGCCCCAATCAAATGCAAATCAGACTTCTAACGAATGATTTCCGAATGTGTCCCAGTGTCTTGTTCCCCAAGCTGGAGGCTCTCATTTCTCGATGAGTCAGCTGTGTGTTGTGTTTATTCTGTGGCCAGTGACTAATGGCAGCAGCTTGGTGTGAGTTCAGTCATGGGGACGCTGCTTCATTTATTGCTTTCAAAAATATTGACTGCAGACAGTAAAGTCGCAGTGCCATTGCTGAAGTGGGAGAGTTCCCTCTCGATGGGAGCTAACGAACCAAGCCAGTACAGGGCCTGCCTCTGCCCCCGCGAGCCTGGCTGCTGAGGGGATAGTTGCAGAGATTAAGAATCTCTAACCTCCACAGGTGTTTGCTGAACAGCAGTATCTGAATGATGCCTTGCAATGTGCAGAGGTGATCTGGCAGTGGGGATTGCTGAAGAAAGGTTACGGACTGTGCCATGGGACAGCTGGCAATGCCTACGCCTTCCTGATGCTGTACAATCTCACTCAGGACATGAAATACTTGTACCGGGCCTGCAAGGTGAGCCTCTGTCCGAGCAGCAGGCACAGAGAGACTGCTGCCCCCGGGTCCTGCAGAGAGTGGACACTGGCTGGGATGGCTCTCTTTTTAAATAAGTTATCCTATAGAAAAATCACAGCCCCTCTTTCCTTACGGAGAAGAACTGGTCAGGCTACCGTAGAATATCTCTTACGTCCTTCAGCCACAGAgtgggagccatgttagtctgtagcaccgcagtaaaaacaagcagtcctgtagcacagttaaagactaacagttttatgtATCAGgtaacaaagatctcaattatcatACACCTGACAAGGACtatttccccacctctgatatttgcaggaatggcacccatcccacttcccTTATTTTACTTCC
This portion of the Carettochelys insculpta isolate YL-2023 chromosome 8, ASM3395843v1, whole genome shotgun sequence genome encodes:
- the LANCL1 gene encoding glutathione S-transferase LANCL1; the protein is MAQRAFPNPYADYDKSLATGYFDSSGRLAPEFTQRLNNKIRELLQQMERGLKSADPRDCTGYTGWAGIALLYLHLHDVYGDPSYLQVAEAYAKKSLNCLTKRSITFLCGDAGPLAVAAVVYHKLQDKTQSEACITRLLQLHKLDPRVPDEMLYGRMGYVNALLFVNKHFRKEKIPQNFIQQVSDEVVASGESLAKRRNFTSKSPLMYEWYQEYYVGAAHGLAGIYYYLMQPSLGVSQVKLHNTVKPSVDYVCQLKFPSGNYPPCINDTRDLLVHWCHGAPGVIYMLGQAYKVFAEQQYLNDALQCAEVIWQWGLLKKGYGLCHGTAGNAYAFLMLYNLTQDMKYLYRACKFAEWCLSYGTHGCRTPDTPFSLFEGMAGTIYFLADLLVPTKAKFPAFEL